In Enoplosus armatus isolate fEnoArm2 chromosome 2, fEnoArm2.hap1, whole genome shotgun sequence, one DNA window encodes the following:
- the LOC139298652 gene encoding von Willebrand factor A domain-containing protein 7-like, with amino-acid sequence MAARRTVMPLVVVALSLPGLAHCFQPFFSFDGTSITHRDMTQRAILRKTAEVCRDIAASEGRYFSLKIDDNLSVSKVQTACSSTPTSSDMFQTAINDIYYSNEKVDFSLALAKEYHFDDETFQEGRNIITAGVSSVKANVKLKNFVAGRQTLGRVCHTLQDFYSHSNWVELGKITPYSTLIRPDLPLQNLAGPDTPTCRSCTGKICADNILPAVLQQGLLTSGYFNVFSSAKPAGKCSHGGLFDRTSKQDPVGGINKDDVESSHGSLHHKAANLAGDATMELLEDIRVAVGDKSFLRLMGLSQSSVLCFVIDTTGSMSDDIAEAKRVSFDIIDLKRGTSQEPSAYILVPFNDPAFGPVTRTTNADTFKESINRLTANGGGDNPEMSLSGLRLALTAAPQSSEIFVFTDAPAKDFYLKSTVTALIENTMSKVTFMLTDVLSSRRNTNLQGFSPRTLSQSDVQLYRDLARASGGQAIEVTKSDLSLATRVIEDSSATAVVTVFQAVVNPGKHDNFTFIVDASLSNLIIYITGASSLTFRLTSSTGVSQSSSQSSGPLGSFTTVGNLRRLSVNIGNQTGLWGISVNSINPYSVKVIGQSFVNFVYNLVQAYAGAHSGFSLKEGRPTTGGNVTLLVTVTGSDTVAVTEVSLFGSSGSREISGSLQTLSSGNFLVRFSGVPAGDFVVYLRGQDTSSTSSSTPVSFQRQASTQIKTSSISITAQADNINIEPGSTIDIPFTVSSDTTGTFTVQVNNDRSFSFTAPSTVNIVAGSGGKANGTVTLTATAGAASGTDVTLTIEAQNAAATDINYTVLRFSVTAKVTDLAGPVCQVVNISGICPASSSLCASSQWEFIAYLTDGINGTGIASTTIRQGNGTLNTSTVAGAGGENITVATYSASCCSQNIVLAAVDRVGNVGTCVGWARALTTPAPTTTTPVNTASTGGHTLSTSHCLWISVVVSLLWK; translated from the exons ATGGCTGCCAGGCGGACAGTCATGCCCCTGGTGGTGGTGGCCCTCTCCCTGCCAGGCCTTGCTCACTGCTTCCAGCCATTCTTCTCATTTGATGGGACTTCCATTACTCACCGTGACATGACCCAAAGGGCAATTCTCAGAAAGACAGCTGAGGTCTGCCGAGACATTGCTGCCTCTGAGGGACGATACTTCAGCCTGAAG ATTGATGACAACCTGTCAGTTAGCAAGGTGCAAACAGCCTGTTCCTCCACACCCACCTCCTCGGACATGTTCCAAACTGCCATTAATGATATCTACTACAGCAACGAGAAGGTGGATTTCTCATTGGCACTTGCAAAGGAGTACCATTTTGACGATGAGACCTTCCAGGAAGGACGGAATATCATCACAGCAG gTGTGTCTTCTGTGAAGGCTAATGTGAAGCTGAAGAACTTTGTCGCAGGGAGGCAGACTCTTGGTCGAGTCTGTCACACCCTACAG GACTTCTACAGCCACAGTAACTGGGTGGAGCTGGGGAAAATAACTCCTTACAGCACTCTGATCAGACCAGACCTACCTCTGCAGAACTTGGCAG GCCCAGATACTCCAACCTGTAGGAGCTGTACAGGGAAGATTTGTGCTGACAACATCCTGcctgctgtgctgcagcaggGGCTTCTCACTTCAGGCTACTTCAACGTCTTTTCTTCAGCAAAACCTGCAG GTAAATGCAGCCACGGTGGATTATTTGACCGGACAAGCAAACAGGACCCAGTGGGGGGCATCAATAAGGATGATGTTGAGTCCAGTCATGGTTCACTTCACCACAAAGCAGCTAACCTGGCAGGGGATGCCACTATGGAGCTACTGGAGGACATCAGAGTAGCTGTCGGAGACAAGAGCTTCCTGCG ATTGATGGGCCTCTCCCAgtcctctgtgctgtgttttgtcatcGACACCACTGGCAGTATGAGCGATGACATAGCAGAAGCTAAGAGAGTTTCCTTTGACATAATTGACCTTAAGAGAGGAACATCACAGGAGCCCTCCGCCTACATATTGGTACCTTTTAATGACCCAG CGTTTGGACCTGTGACAAGAACAACCAATGCAGACACCTTCAAAGAAAGCATCAACAGGCTCACTGCAAATGGAGGAGGGGACAACCCAGAGATGAGTTTGTCTGGactgcgg CTTGCACTGACTGCTGCTCCGCAATCCTCTGAGATCTTTGTCTTCACTGATGCTCCAGCCAAAGATTTCTACCTGAAAAGCACCGTCACTGCCCTTATTGAGAACACCATGTCTAAG GTAACTTTCATGTTGACAGATGTCTTGTCCAGTCGACGGAACACTAATCTTCAAGGTTTCTCACCACGTACCCTGAGCCAATCAGATGTGCAGTTGTACCGTGACCTAGCCAGAGCCTCTGGAGGTCAGGCCATAGAGGTCACCAAGTCAGACCTTTCTCTGGCTACAAGAGTAATAGAGGATTCATCAGCCACCGCTGTG GTGACAGTTTTCCAGGCAGTGGTGAATCCTGGAAAGCATGATAATTTTACTTTCATTGTTGATGCCTCACTAAGCAACTTGATCATCTATATCACAGGAGCCTCATCTCTCACCTTCAGACTCACCAGCTCCACAG gtgTCTCTCAGAGTTCTAGTCAGTCCAGTGGTCCTCTGGGATCCTTCACCACAGTGGGAAACCTACGTCGGTTAAGCGTCAACATTGGCAATCAAACAGGATTATGGGGAATCAGTGTTAACTCTATTAATCCCTACTCTGTTAAGGTCATAG GTCAAAGTTTCGTGAATTTTGTCTATAACCTTGTGCAAGCGTATGCGGGAGCTCACAGTGGCTTCAGTCTAAAGGAGGGACGTCCCACAACAG GAGGTAATGTCACCCTCTTGGTcactgtgacaggaagtgacacggTGGCGGTCACAGAGGTCTCTCTGTTTGGCAGCTCAGGGTCAAGAGAGATCAGCGGATCATTGCAG acatTAAGCAGTGGTAACTTCCTGGTAAGATTCAGTGGAGTCCCAGCTGGTGACTTTGTGGTTTACCTTAGAGGTCAGGacaccagctccacctccagtTCAACACCGGTCAGCTTCCAGAGACAGGCCTCCACACAGATCAAGACCTCCAGCATCTCTATTACc GCCCAAGCCGACAACATCAACATAGAACCAGGTTCCACCATCGATATCCCTTTCACAGTATCCTCAGACACAACTGGGACGTTCACAGTGCAAGTCAACAACGACCGGAGCTTTTCCTTCACTGCACCCAGCACTGTCAACATAGTGGCAGGAAGTGGGGGTAAAGCCAATGGCACTGTAACCTTAACAGCAACAGCCGGCGCTGCTTCAGGAACAGACGTGACCCTTACCATTGAGGCACAAAATGCAGCTGCCACAGATATCAACTACACTGTCCTCAGGTTTTCTGTGACTGCCAAG GTGACAGATTTGGCCGGTCCAGTGTGCCAGGTAGTCAACATATCAGGTATCTGTCCCGCCTCCTCATCACTCTGTGCTTCCTCCCAGTGGGAGTTCATCGCTTATCTCACCGATGGTATTAATGGGACTGGCATTGCAAGCACCACCATTCGCCAAGGAAACGGTACCCTCAATACCAGCACAGTGGCTGGAGCAGGGGGAGAGAACATTACAGTGGCCACCTACAGCGCCTCCTGCTGTTCACAGAATATAGTGCTGGCTGCTGTGGACAGGGTAGGAAATGTGGGGACATGTGTGGGATGGGCTAGAGCGCTTACCACACCAGCCCCTACTACAACTACTC CAGTTAACACAGCATCCACTGGAGGTCACACTTTGAGCACATCACACTGTCTCTGGATCAGTGTAGTGGTTTCTCTCCTTTggaagtga